The sequence CCGACGTACGTGATGGCGGAAAAGCTCAATGCCCTGAACGAGCACAACTGCGACTTCTCGGCGCTGCTGCCCGCGGTGCGCGCGGTGCGCGAACGACTGGACTGGCCGCGGCTGCGCGCCGACACCGCCGACAACCCGTATGCTGCGGCGTTTCTGGTACTCACCGAGAAGCTGGGCATCACCTCCCCTTGAGCGCGAGCAGACGCTAACACCCCCAAAACGGGGCTGAAATAGGGGTTTTCACGTCTGCTCGCGGTCAGCGGGAACCAGCCCGCCCTAGGCGCTGCGCGACGGCGGCCACCGCCCGCACCAGCTCCGGCGGCTCGAGCACCTCGAAGTCGGCGCCGACGGCCGCGAAGTACAACACCATCCGCTCGGGATCGTCGGCGCCGGCGGTGACGATGCACGCGTCGGGCCCGTCGGGTTCGACCGTCACCGACATCGGGGGAAAGCTCTGCGCCACCACGTCTTCCGGCGCGTGATAGCGCACCCGCGCGACGTAGCGATAGGGCGAGCTGGTGATCGACCGTCGCACATAGCTGGCCGCGTCCGGCGCGTCACGCGCAACGAACGTCGTGCCCAGCGCACGCACGTTCGACATCCGGTCCAACCGCAGGCTGCGCCAGTCCTGCCGATCGCGGTCGTAGGCCAGCAGATACCAGCGCCGCCCGGTGGTCACCAGTTGGTAGGGCTCGAGCCGACGCTCGGTGGCGTTGCCGCGGCCGTCGACGTAGGAGGCGGCGACGTGTTCGTGGT comes from Mycolicibacterium pulveris and encodes:
- a CDS encoding helix-turn-helix transcriptional regulator, which encodes MSETTSRVLQLLGLLQSRRVWTGEELAERLGVTTRSVRRDVERLRGLGYPVHASKGHGGGYQLGAGAALPPLLLDPDEAVAVAVCLGLAAGGTIAGVGESALRALSKLDQVMPSRLRSQVSAVHDATVTLTSPSPDPPVEPEVLMTLARASRDHEHVAASYVDGRGNATERRLEPYQLVTTGRRWYLLAYDRDRQDWRSLRLDRMSNVRALGTTFVARDAPDAASYVRRSITSSPYRYVARVRYHAPEDVVAQSFPPMSVTVEPDGPDACIVTAGADDPERMVLYFAAVGADFEVLEPPELVRAVAAVAQRLGRAGSR